A single region of the Chitinispirillum alkaliphilum genome encodes:
- a CDS encoding Trehalose synthase has protein sequence MCPKSNPLFLNDPQWYKDAIIYQLHIKAFMDSNGDGIGDFNGLTQKLDYLESLGVTAIWLLPFYPSPFKDDGYDISDYMSIHPSYGTMKDFKVFLREAHKRGLRVITELVLNHTSDQHIWFQKSRLAAPGSPWRDFYVWSDTADKYTDARIIFKDFEHSNWSWDSKANAYYWHRFYSHQPDLNYDNPLVHQEMLRVIDFWLDMGVDGMRLDAVPYLYERDGTNCENLPETFEFLKKIRSHMDKKYKDRMLLAEANQWPEDAAKYMGDGDICHMAFHFPIMPRMFMALQMEDWFPLVDILEQTKPIPESCQWAIFLRNHDELTLEMVTDEERDYMYRCYAHDPTARINLGIRRRLAPLLRNSRRRIEIMNILLFSLPGTPIVYYGDEIGMGDNHYLGDRNGVRTPMQWNADRNAGFSLANPQKLFLPVIIDPEYQYEALNVETQELNTSSLLWWMRRVISMRRKYKAFARGGIDFIKSDNGNVLTFVRKHEEENILVIVNLSRFSQVVHLDLSEYAGMVPRDMFSDNPFPKIGDSHYVITMGFHDYFWLVLEKEKNFEQLDHKYSIPEITVSENWTEMFWGSHSKYLEKQLLPKYLQARKTAGCRHLPVLETKISEHIQTEVEGKKLLLLFVTVKYPRGIHNMIFLPLSVCTEDAVNSLVNEETGMILAKVNGTTNGYIYDCSFSHDLHKLFLKMMSGPRKLQGKHGVITGYSCGEKEQKPIAKQLKNVFLLKTRQFSSSFNYDDSFYFKLHRQLEEGIRADVEIGRYLTEHSDHITPTPPFLGAIEYRDGKHCIVLGTMSEYVNNTGTAWGVSLDAAVNYYESVISGDIVEDDPGENESEVLEKSQKSLPDIMDNMIGTFSDKVRIIGSKTAQFHCALASESSHPDYAPEPFTTLYQRSLYQSMRTNTRKIISELRKKLRSLPEDLQSHATFIIESEKEILRMFEDLLTMKPSSIKTRIHGDFRLKQLLNIGNDFVIKDFGNQGDAALSEGRLKRSPLKDVAGIINSFHSVALTALYSSKKMVPVDQTDIHHWADIWVNHVVNLFLDSYIEGIGHTPILPSDKKDMNRLLRLFLLEQSFANLNSALNATPEEITVAIRAIISTLNTLENDTKFAL, from the coding sequence ATGTGCCCAAAGAGTAACCCTCTTTTTCTAAACGACCCTCAATGGTACAAAGATGCCATTATTTACCAGTTACACATAAAAGCTTTCATGGACAGCAATGGTGACGGGATCGGTGATTTTAACGGTTTAACCCAGAAACTGGACTATCTTGAGAGCCTGGGGGTCACCGCCATATGGCTTTTGCCATTCTACCCCTCTCCGTTCAAGGATGATGGATACGATATAAGTGATTACATGAGTATCCACCCCTCATACGGTACCATGAAAGACTTCAAGGTCTTCCTCAGAGAAGCTCATAAAAGAGGACTGCGGGTAATAACCGAGCTTGTGCTCAATCATACCAGTGATCAGCATATATGGTTTCAGAAATCACGTCTCGCTGCACCAGGCTCGCCCTGGAGAGATTTCTATGTGTGGAGTGATACGGCCGATAAGTACACTGATGCCAGGATAATATTCAAAGATTTTGAGCACTCAAACTGGAGCTGGGATTCGAAGGCAAATGCTTATTACTGGCATCGTTTCTACTCCCATCAGCCCGATCTCAATTATGACAACCCCCTTGTTCACCAGGAGATGTTGCGTGTGATTGATTTTTGGCTGGATATGGGTGTGGATGGAATGCGCCTGGATGCAGTCCCCTACCTGTATGAAAGAGACGGAACCAATTGCGAAAACCTTCCCGAGACATTTGAGTTTCTGAAAAAAATCAGAAGTCACATGGATAAAAAGTATAAGGACAGGATGCTTCTGGCGGAAGCGAATCAGTGGCCCGAGGATGCAGCCAAATACATGGGGGATGGTGATATCTGCCACATGGCGTTTCACTTCCCGATAATGCCACGAATGTTTATGGCTCTTCAGATGGAGGATTGGTTTCCGCTGGTTGACATTTTAGAGCAAACCAAGCCGATTCCGGAAAGCTGCCAGTGGGCGATATTTCTCCGCAACCACGACGAGCTCACCCTTGAGATGGTAACCGATGAAGAGCGGGATTATATGTATCGCTGTTATGCTCACGACCCCACTGCAAGGATAAATCTGGGAATAAGACGCCGTCTTGCTCCACTGCTGCGTAACAGCCGGAGGCGAATAGAGATAATGAACATTCTTCTCTTCTCCCTGCCCGGCACTCCGATTGTCTATTACGGTGATGAGATAGGGATGGGGGACAACCATTATCTTGGAGACAGAAACGGAGTACGCACACCGATGCAGTGGAATGCGGACAGAAATGCCGGATTCTCTCTTGCAAATCCACAAAAACTGTTTTTGCCGGTAATAATCGATCCGGAGTATCAGTACGAGGCGCTCAACGTGGAAACACAGGAGCTAAATACCTCTTCTCTTTTGTGGTGGATGCGCAGGGTGATATCAATGCGTCGCAAATATAAAGCCTTCGCAAGGGGAGGGATCGATTTCATAAAATCTGACAATGGAAATGTCCTTACCTTTGTAAGAAAACATGAAGAAGAAAACATCCTGGTCATTGTCAACCTCTCGAGGTTCTCACAGGTCGTACACCTGGATCTGAGCGAGTATGCCGGAATGGTTCCAAGAGATATGTTCAGCGATAACCCTTTTCCCAAAATCGGTGATTCACATTATGTAATTACTATGGGTTTTCATGATTATTTTTGGCTTGTACTGGAGAAAGAGAAAAATTTCGAGCAGCTTGACCACAAATACTCGATACCTGAGATCACAGTCAGCGAAAACTGGACCGAAATGTTCTGGGGTTCGCATTCAAAATATCTTGAAAAACAGCTGTTGCCAAAATATCTGCAGGCAAGAAAAACTGCCGGCTGCAGACATTTGCCGGTTCTCGAGACAAAGATTTCAGAGCACATACAAACAGAGGTCGAGGGCAAAAAGCTACTTCTTCTGTTTGTAACTGTAAAATACCCCCGTGGAATACATAACATGATTTTCCTGCCCCTTTCAGTCTGCACCGAAGATGCAGTCAATTCATTGGTAAATGAAGAGACAGGCATGATCCTTGCCAAGGTAAACGGGACAACAAATGGATATATTTACGACTGTTCCTTTAGTCACGATCTTCATAAGTTGTTTTTAAAAATGATGTCCGGGCCGCGAAAACTTCAGGGAAAACATGGGGTTATCACCGGGTACTCCTGTGGGGAAAAAGAGCAAAAACCAATTGCAAAACAGCTCAAAAATGTCTTCCTCCTCAAAACACGTCAATTCAGTTCATCTTTCAACTACGATGATTCTTTCTATTTCAAGCTGCATCGCCAGCTGGAAGAGGGTATAAGGGCGGATGTGGAAATTGGCCGTTATCTCACCGAGCATTCAGACCATATCACACCGACCCCTCCTTTTCTGGGAGCAATTGAATACAGAGATGGCAAGCACTGCATTGTGCTTGGCACAATGAGCGAGTATGTCAACAACACCGGCACCGCCTGGGGGGTATCCCTCGATGCTGCAGTTAATTACTATGAATCTGTAATTTCAGGGGATATAGTGGAAGACGATCCGGGTGAAAATGAATCGGAAGTTTTGGAAAAATCTCAAAAGAGCTTACCCGATATTATGGACAATATGATCGGCACTTTCAGCGATAAGGTACGCATAATCGGCTCTAAAACGGCTCAGTTCCACTGTGCCCTGGCTTCCGAATCCAGTCATCCCGACTATGCACCCGAGCCTTTTACAACTCTCTACCAGAGATCACTCTATCAGTCGATGAGAACAAATACCCGAAAGATAATCTCTGAATTACGTAAAAAGCTCCGCTCCCTTCCTGAGGATCTTCAGTCGCATGCGACCTTCATAATTGAGAGCGAAAAGGAGATTCTTAGAATGTTTGAGGATCTCCTCACGATGAAGCCTTCATCGATTAAAACCAGAATACATGGCGATTTCCGCCTCAAACAGCTTCTCAATATCGGAAACGATTTTGTGATCAAGGACTTTGGAAATCAGGGTGATGCAGCTCTGAGCGAGGGGAGATTGAAACGCTCACCACTTAAAGATGTTGCAGGGATAATAAATTCTTTCCACTCTGTAGCTCTTACAGCATTATACAGCTCAAAGAAAATGGTGCCGGTGGATCAGACCGATATACATCACTGGGCCGATATATGGGTAAATCATGTAGTTAATCTGTTTCTCGATTCCTATATCGAAGGTATTGGGCATACACCGATTCTGCCATCAGATAAAAAGGATATGAATCGTCTGTTGCGCCTCTTTCTTCTGGAGCAATCTTTTGCCAATCTTAACTCTGCCCTCAACGCAACACCTGAAGAGATCACGGTAGCCATAAGGGCAATTATATCGACACTGAATACCCTTGAAAATGATACAAAATTTGCTTTGTAG
- a CDS encoding 4-alpha-glucanotransferase (amylomaltase) → MYKRGSGILMHLTSLPSNHGIGDMGSNAYNFADLLSKAGQKYWQVLPLNPGNPQNGESPYFSSSAFAGNPLLVNLEMLVKERLLDEDDAKPFIQPDQTCIDFDLVRPYKLAILNKAYRKWKTIKPSDPNFQDFCRAQAHWLDGYALFMIAGVKQGTYQWTQWPEPLRDRHESALKELLQNSFEEIERQKFFQYLFFTQWHALKQYCSNLGISIVGDIPIYVSHESADVWENRELFKLDEMGNPVMVSGVPPDYFSATGQLWNNPVYNWEKLQRTGYKWWLNRMSAMFERFDIVRIDHFRGLVQYWEIPAGEPTAINGKWMDVPVHDFLNTLTAHFKPFPVIAEDLGLITPDVYEIMDQYGFPGMKILQFAFSEDNPQNPYLPHNYPRNSLVYTGTHDNNATQAWLNNELDEAGYGRIYRYLGFTPPKEEVLKHLIRLAQSSVADIAVIPLQDYLGLSEKARMNDPSTIEGNWRWRATAEQIKSVDAGALKELSETYNR, encoded by the coding sequence ATGTATAAAAGAGGCAGCGGCATACTGATGCACCTTACATCTCTGCCATCTAACCATGGCATCGGAGATATGGGTTCGAATGCTTACAATTTCGCAGATCTACTCTCTAAGGCCGGACAAAAATACTGGCAGGTACTGCCTCTCAACCCGGGGAATCCCCAAAATGGTGAAAGTCCCTATTTCAGCAGTTCAGCTTTTGCCGGAAATCCATTGCTGGTTAATCTGGAAATGCTTGTAAAGGAGAGACTCCTTGATGAAGATGATGCAAAGCCATTTATTCAACCAGATCAAACGTGTATAGATTTTGATCTGGTGCGTCCTTATAAGCTCGCCATACTGAACAAAGCATACAGAAAATGGAAGACAATTAAACCCTCTGATCCAAATTTTCAGGATTTTTGCAGGGCACAGGCTCACTGGCTGGATGGCTATGCGCTCTTTATGATCGCCGGGGTAAAACAGGGAACCTATCAGTGGACCCAATGGCCCGAGCCTCTCAGAGACCGTCATGAAAGCGCACTCAAAGAACTGCTTCAGAACTCCTTCGAGGAAATCGAAAGACAGAAGTTTTTTCAGTACCTGTTTTTCACCCAGTGGCATGCACTTAAGCAATACTGCTCAAACCTGGGGATCTCAATAGTCGGAGACATCCCTATATATGTAAGCCACGAAAGTGCCGATGTCTGGGAAAACAGAGAGTTGTTCAAACTGGATGAAATGGGTAATCCGGTGATGGTTTCAGGGGTTCCGCCGGATTATTTCAGTGCCACAGGCCAGCTTTGGAATAACCCAGTCTATAACTGGGAAAAATTGCAGAGAACCGGATACAAATGGTGGCTCAACAGAATGAGTGCAATGTTTGAACGTTTTGATATTGTAAGAATCGACCATTTCAGGGGACTTGTGCAGTACTGGGAAATACCAGCCGGAGAACCAACCGCAATAAACGGCAAATGGATGGATGTTCCGGTACACGATTTTCTTAACACCTTAACAGCTCATTTTAAACCATTCCCTGTTATTGCAGAGGATCTGGGCCTTATCACTCCGGATGTTTACGAAATCATGGATCAGTACGGGTTCCCGGGCATGAAAATTCTTCAGTTTGCGTTCTCCGAGGACAATCCGCAAAACCCCTATCTGCCCCACAACTATCCCCGTAACAGCCTTGTATATACCGGGACTCACGATAACAATGCCACCCAGGCCTGGCTCAACAACGAGCTGGATGAAGCAGGGTACGGCCGCATATACCGCTATCTTGGCTTTACCCCGCCAAAAGAAGAGGTACTAAAACATCTGATAAGACTTGCGCAATCCTCAGTAGCCGATATTGCGGTCATTCCGCTTCAGGATTACCTCGGACTTTCTGAGAAAGCACGAATGAATGATCCATCTACAATTGAAGGTAACTGGAGATGGCGGGCTACAGCTGAACAGATTAAGTCTGTGGATGCCGGTGCTTTGAAAGAGCTCTCAGAAACTTACAACAGATAA